Genomic segment of Synergistaceae bacterium:
GTGTAGAGGCGGTTAAGGGAGGTATCACTACAGTTATTATCACGGGTGAGGTTGCTGCAGTTAAAGCAGGTGTGGAAGCAGCAAAAGCTGCCCTCGTAAAGATAGGGATCCAGCCAAGGACACATGTGATTGCTAGGATCGCAGAAGGTACTGCTTTAATGATCAATTCTCAAGCCATAAATTTCAAAGATAGAAAAGGACCTGGTCTTATTACTGGGAAACCAACACTTAAACAGAAGTCACCACTGATAAATCAACGGGTTTCTGGCGTACAGGCATATTCTTCTCCCGAAAAAATGACGATGCAGGAATTGCGCTCTTATGCGAGAAAGATAGGGCTACCAGATTCTAAAGTTAGAGTAGCAAAAAAAGATAAATTGCTAAAGCTTGTAAATAAATTTATCGTTGAAGGAAAAGAGGAATAGTATATGGAACTTCGCGACAGAGATCTTTTTTCCATTCAAGAGACAAGAGACTTGATAGAGAAGGCAAAACCGGCTCAGAAGACCTTCAGGAGCTTTGATCAAAAGACCATTGACAGGATCGTTGCTGCTGCTGCAAAAGCTGCATTGGATCATTCTGTTGCACTTGCTAAATTAGCATACGAAGAAACGGGTTTTGGAAAATGGGAGGATAAAGTTATTAAAAATAACTTTGCCGCCGTCAGATTACATGAAGCGATAAAGGACATGAAAACCATAGGTATAATCAGTGAAGATGCCGTTAATAAAATCTTTAACGTAGCTGTTCCTGTGGGCATAGTTGCAGCTCTGATACCATCTACTAACCCAACATCTACTGCAATCTTTAAGGCATTGATCTGCTTGAAATCAGGTAACGCAGTTATTTTTTCTCCACATCCCAAAGCAATTAAATGTATTTTAGAGACTGTGCGCATAGTAAACGATGCTGCAGTCAAGGCAGGTGCACCTGAGGGCCTTATTTCTTGCATCAAGACTCCGACAAAAGAGTCAACAGACGAGCTGATGGCTCATAAAGACACTGGTCTGATCCTTGCAACAGGAGGTACAGCCATGGTCAAGGCAGCCTACAGTTCTGGTACTCCTGCACTTGGGGTGGGCCCCGGCAATACTCCTGCGTTTATTGAAAGATCAGCAGATATAAAAATGGCTGTTAAGAGGATAATGGAGAGCAAGACATTTGATAACAGTACAATTTGTGCCTCAGAACAGTCCGTAGTAACAGAAAGGATAATTAAAAATAAGGTCATTGAGGAGTTCCAAAACCAGGGTGGCTATTTTCTTTCGCCGGAAGAGTCAAATAAAGTTGGAAGGATACTCATGAGCCCATTTGGGGGGATGAACCCCAAAATAGTAGGTAAACCAGCTGAGTTTGTGGCTAAAATGGCAGGCATTTCAATTCCTGAAGGGACTAAAGTTCTATTATCCGAACAGACTCAAGTTGGCAAAGACTATCCTTTCTCGAAGGAAAAACTTACAACGGTACTTGGTTTTTATGTAGAAGAAAATTGGGAAACAGCATGT
This window contains:
- a CDS encoding BMC domain-containing protein; its protein translation is VEAVKGGITTVIITGEVAAVKAGVEAAKAALVKIGIQPRTHVIARIAEGTALMINSQAINFKDRKGPGLITGKPTLKQKSPLINQRVSGVQAYSSPEKMTMQELRSYARKIGLPDSKVRVAKKDKLLKLVNKFIVEGKEE
- a CDS encoding acetaldehyde dehydrogenase (acetylating), yielding MELRDRDLFSIQETRDLIEKAKPAQKTFRSFDQKTIDRIVAAAAKAALDHSVALAKLAYEETGFGKWEDKVIKNNFAAVRLHEAIKDMKTIGIISEDAVNKIFNVAVPVGIVAALIPSTNPTSTAIFKALICLKSGNAVIFSPHPKAIKCILETVRIVNDAAVKAGAPEGLISCIKTPTKESTDELMAHKDTGLILATGGTAMVKAAYSSGTPALGVGPGNTPAFIERSADIKMAVKRIMESKTFDNSTICASEQSVVTERIIKNKVIEEFQNQGGYFLSPEESNKVGRILMSPFGGMNPKIVGKPAEFVAKMAGISIPEGTKVLLSEQTQVGKDYPFSKEKLTTVLGFYVEENWETACDRCIELLENEGAGHTLSIHCTDESIIREFGLKKPVSRVLVNTSSSLGGVGGTTGLFPSMTLGCGAVGGSATSDNVSPLNLINIRRVAYGLCEVSDLRGKQDLSEVSNKNINNINNKQPLSTGSNEKKVTEDLAIDRLVEEVIKRLGKKLA